ACACTATTCCCTCACAAAATGAGAAATATTTTGAAAAATTCCGATCGCAAACTCAGTCATTACGTCGAGCATCCAAGGCCCCGCAATAACAATAACAAGGGCTACGACCACCATTTTCGGAATGAACGTCAAAGTGGCCTCATTTATTTGCGTCACGGCCTGGAGCACACTTACAATAAGTCCTATTATGAGGGCGCCCCCTAACATTGGACCTGCCAACATTGCTGTTGTCCTTATCGTATCCTGACCCAACTTGATAATCAGTTCTTCAGTCATGTTATCTATTCCTAACCAAAACTTTCAACCAACCCTCCTATCAACAGGGACCACCCATCAACCAAAACAAAAAGCATGATTTTAAATGGAAGAGAGATAATCACCGGAGGTAACATCATCATACCCATCGCCATGAGGACACTGGCAGCTACCATATCAATCACCAAAAAGGGAAGATAAATGATAAATCCAATCTGAAAGGCTGTCTTAAGCTCGGATACAATAAATGCTGGAATTAAAACTATCGTTGATACATCCGCGCGCGTTTTAGGAGATTTCGACTTCGACATCTTGATAAACAGTGAAAGATCCGAATCTCGAGTCTGATTGAACATAAATTTCCGCAACGGAACAAGTCCCTCATCAAGAGCCTTCTCTTGACTGATAGCGCCCTTCAGGTAGGGCTGAACCGCGTTCTCATTTATCTTTGTCAAAAACGGGGCCATCACAAACAGAGTCAGAAACAGTCCCAACCCAACCAAGAGCTGATTCGGTGGTAGCTGTTGAGTTCCAATTGCTTGGCGAACAAATGACAATACAATTACAATGCGAGTGAAACTGGTCATCATTATCAAAATGGCAGGAGCCAAAGTGAGAACGGTCAGAATTATGATCACTCTAATTGCATTCACTACCTCGTTTGGATCGCTTGTATTCTTAAATCCCAAGCTCACACTGGGAAGAGTCATTTGAGCGATGGCTGATTGGGCGATCCCAGCTGTAGAAACAAGTAGCAATGGCAATATGAGCCAGTCTCTTCCCTTGATCACAGTGTCCTCATTTCTCGTAGCCGACTCGTTATCAATGTCTGGATGCTCTTCAGATTAACTTCTTCTGTCGTCGACTTCTCTTGAGTTCTATTATGAGAGGACTGAATTTGAACTCGATCGCGAACTTCTCCGACAGACGGAAGGTTAGAAAACTCTTCCAACTCTCCCAAAAAATGACTTGGTGAGGTTGCCGGTATTTCGTCATCGATGAGAGCCAATGGCTTAATGAGATTGATGCTTTGGTCAGTCATTCCCAACAGCAGGCTTTCGCCGGCAACTTGCACAATGACCAAGCTCTTTTTGGGACCCAGGTGATATTGGGATAAAATCCGAATTTTTGTTTGATCCTGATGTCCCAAACGCTTCCTTGTCCAATACTTCGCTCCATAGCCAATTGCGATTGCCAAAGTTAAAATCAATCCTAGACTCATCAACAAGCGCGAAGTGGTTCCCCCAGTTTTATGCTCCTGATTGGCGGTAGAGGCCGTGAGTACCGGAATGTTTTCTTCGTCCTGGATCAGCGAACTCTCGCCTTCCCGATTCTCCTTTCCCGAATTCGAAGTAGGACTTCGCACCAATCCTCTCGCCTGAGCCTTCACCACACCCACATTATCCGGCTGAGTTCCCGACTTCTGCGCAGCAGAGTCCCTCTCGGTCAAATCCACTCGTTTGGGCGGCAGCTCCTTCGGAAAGCCCAGGTCAGTTGCCAGGATTCTTTGAGACTGCAGATCGAGCTCAGATCCCGCTTTGTCAGTGGCAGCGGCCATTTCCTTCACCTTAGATCCGTTTGATCCGTCTGATCCGTCTGATCCGTTTTATTCGTCTGACTCATCTGATTCGCCTGAGTTCTCCAAGCTCAACGCCTTATTCTCTCCCTGGTCAAGGTCATTTGGACCTACAGAAAGCACTGGCCGTTGAACATGAATTCCCGAATCAACGGGCTTGGACGCTCCAATCCGAAAGTCCTCTTTCCTTATCTGTCGGACCTCTCCGGCAAAAGAAGCCTCAAAACAGATTCCAATCATAAAGATAATCAGCGCCCAACGAACCAACACATCTCCCCCTCTATCGAAATGCCCTTTGCCAAAGCAAAAAACGCCACAAATTCATCAAGAAAATCCTAATTGCTACCCAGTTGCTCTACACGCTCTGTTGGCGAAATAATGTCAGTCAAACGAACCCCGAATTTTTCGTTCACCACCACAGCCTCTCCACGGGCAACCAACTTGTCATTGACCAGAACCTCCATGGGTTCTCCTGCGAGTTTACTCAGCTCAATAACTGATCCTTGTCCCAAATTGAGAAGTTCGCTCACAATCATCTTTGTTCTTCCCAACTCCACAGTAACCCTCAATGGAATATCAAGAATCAAATTGAGATTTGCATCTCGCCCTTCACTTTTCGGGTCATTTTTTTTTGCATCATCCTTGGAGGCATCAGAAGTCTTTTCGATTTCGCTTTCAATATTCTTAGCAACATTGGACTTGTCGTCGGACATGGCTTCCCCTCTTTTTATTTTTTTATCTCTCTAGTTACCTGCACAGCTAATGTTCCGTGGTGTATTCCATAGAATGCCTTAAATTTCTTCACGTTTTCCACTTGAACATCTAGCTCTCCAGTCGCATCTTGATTCAGCAATAAGACGTCACCAGTTTTGAGACCCATAAGGTCGTTGAGAGTGATTGACGATTCGCCCAGATTGACCTTGATCTCAATTTTTGTTCCCATCATCTGTTCGGTAAATGTTTTGGCCCAGATATTTTTATCAGTCTGATCGGATTCAACCTGAAATCCAGTTGAAAGCTTTTGCTTAATTGGTTCAATGGTCGAATATGGAATAACCAAGGTAATTGTTCCGTTTGCATTTTCCAACTCAACGTCAAATGTAGAGGCTATGACGATGTCAGTAGGCGGGACAATTCCAACAAACTGTGGATTTATTTCTGTACGAACAAAGGAGCAATCTATTTTTTCGACAGACGACCAGGCAATTTCAAGATCCTCTATCGCCAAATCGACAACCTTGCGAATTATCGAGAGCTCAATTGGGGTAAAGTCCTTTCCTTCAATTTTTGTGTAGGGTCTATCTGCCCCTCCAAAAAAATTGTCTACAAGAGCATAGGCAAGTTTACTCTCAATGACAAAAGAGCAGACCCGCGCAGGTTATTGAAGCGAAGCACACTCATGCAGGTAGGCATTGGAAGAGTATTGATGAATTCACCGAACTTCAAAAATCCGTACTCGCATGATTCAGCGAAGCTATTTTTCTGAGGGCCGAAGAAAGAGAAACTCGAAATGAACGCATGAATTTTCATAAATAACATCCAATTGAGGTAGGCGGCCGCGAATGATTCTGTCCTGACTGGTGAGATCATAGACCACCACCACCTTATCATCAGGTCCACCTGTTTTCTGCTGCCCCTCCCCGGCCTCAGATAGCTCACCATCTGAAACCGCGGCAAGGAGAGCATCTACTTCGCTTTGCGATAGAACCTGGCTCATCCTGACTCCACCTCTTTAATTAAAAATGAACTCTGTAAAATAGACTCGCTTGATCTTCCCTTTGGTCAGGAATAGATTTACCTGATCCTTGATCTCATCTCGCATTCCCTCTTTACCCTCGCGAGTACTGACCTCCGCATAAGTTTTGCTCGAAAGAGTGATGATAATGATGTCGCGAATCTTTGGTTTCAATTTCTCCAATTCACCCTGCACTTCATTTCCATCCACTTCCAGCTCCATATTGATTTTCAGAAGCTTTCGACCACGGCTACCGGCTACGTTAACCAAAAATGTCTCCAACGGAATCAATTTTCCAATAAAGTCTGCTTCCTCGAGTTCTTTCTTTTGGGCGACACTCTCTCCGCGAATCACATCATCAATTCCTGGGTGAGCAGCTTCCTTTTTCTTTCCTAGGTAAATCATTGCTCCCACACCAGCCACAACCAACATATTGATCACAGCTAAAATAATGAACAGGGTTGGACTTTTTCCTGACGAAGCAGGAGAGACCCTTTCTGCTTGAGGTGCTGCGTTAGCTTCTGCCACTTCATCCTCCTTGTCATATCGCCAGGTTCAACCGTCTTTCATCTTGCCAAGAAAATAGATCGACAAAATCTGACGCCCCACAGATCTGCTGAGCAAGTCAGATGCCAACTAGACTTGATTCAAATTTCGATTGAAAACGAGACAAAATACCGCTTGAAAGAATCAAAGTTTGGATTTTGATCCAAGAAATGTCCCTTCTTGAAAATCTAAGACGGACATGGATTTGACAGGACTGAAAGAAGTCCTGACGTTAATTTGTCAATGACAAAGTCGAGGTCATAGCTGAGTGAATGTTTGGATTCGAAGCCAAAATTGAATTCATTTGAACAGAATAGGGCTGACCCGCATAGTTTGTCACAATCCCGCCAGCTTCCCTCACCAATAACAGTCCGGCAGCTGTGTCCCA
This region of Bdellovibrionales bacterium genomic DNA includes:
- the fliN gene encoding flagellar motor switch protein FliN, translated to MSDDKSNVAKNIESEIEKTSDASKDDAKKNDPKSEGRDANLNLILDIPLRVTVELGRTKMIVSELLNLGQGSVIELSKLAGEPMEVLVNDKLVARGEAVVVNEKFGVRLTDIISPTERVEQLGSN
- a CDS encoding FliO/MopB family protein gives rise to the protein MAAATDKAGSELDLQSQRILATDLGFPKELPPKRVDLTERDSAAQKSGTQPDNVGVVKAQARGLVRSPTSNSGKENREGESSLIQDEENIPVLTASTANQEHKTGGTTSRLLMSLGLILTLAIAIGYGAKYWTRKRLGHQDQTKIRILSQYHLGPKKSLVIVQVAGESLLLGMTDQSINLIKPLALIDDEIPATSPSHFLGELEEFSNLPSVGEVRDRVQIQSSHNRTQEKSTTEEVNLKSIQTLITSRLREMRTL
- the fliQ gene encoding flagellar biosynthesis protein FliQ, which codes for MTEELIIKLGQDTIRTTAMLAGPMLGGALIIGLIVSVLQAVTQINEATLTFIPKMVVVALVIVIAGPWMLDVMTEFAIGIFQNISHFVRE
- the fliP gene encoding flagellar type III secretion system pore protein FliP (The bacterial flagellar biogenesis protein FliP forms a type III secretion system (T3SS)-type pore required for flagellar assembly.) — its product is MTLPSVSLGFKNTSDPNEVVNAIRVIIILTVLTLAPAILIMMTSFTRIVIVLSFVRQAIGTQQLPPNQLLVGLGLFLTLFVMAPFLTKINENAVQPYLKGAISQEKALDEGLVPLRKFMFNQTRDSDLSLFIKMSKSKSPKTRADVSTIVLIPAFIVSELKTAFQIGFIIYLPFLVIDMVAASVLMAMGMMMLPPVIISLPFKIMLFVLVDGWSLLIGGLVESFG
- a CDS encoding flagellar basal body-associated FliL family protein; the protein is MAEANAAPQAERVSPASSGKSPTLFIILAVINMLVVAGVGAMIYLGKKKEAAHPGIDDVIRGESVAQKKELEEADFIGKLIPLETFLVNVAGSRGRKLLKINMELEVDGNEVQGELEKLKPKIRDIIIITLSSKTYAEVSTREGKEGMRDEIKDQVNLFLTKGKIKRVYFTEFIFN